The Rhodothermus marinus DSM 4252 DNA segment CCTGAATCTTCACGGGCGCTTTGTTGGCCGCCAGCGCCTGGGCATCCGTGTTGATCGCGATGAAATCGACCCCCTGGATGCCCCGCTCCAGCATGTTGTTGATGGCGTTGCCGCCACCGCCGCCGATCCCGACGACACAGATCTTCGCTTCCGGATGCGCCGAGTCGTCGAACGCGAAGCGCGAGCTGATGGACTGTTCCATGACTCCCCTCGATTTTTGGTTGTGGTTCAGCTTGTTTATTCCTCAGGCGCCGGGGCGAGCATCCCCGACGCCATTGTGCCCCGGTTACAGTTCGTTGAACCAGGCCTTCATGCGGTTGGCAATCTTGCGCAACAGCATTTCGCCCGGCATCGATTCGCCAACGCTTCGGGCGTGGACCTCCTGGCTCAGGCCGGGCGCGCCGATCAGTTCGGGCCGCAGGCCGTAGAGGACCAGCCCCACGGCCGTGGAAAACTTCGGATCGCTCACCTCGGCCACCATGCCGCCCGAAATCCCCATGGGTGAACCGATCCGGGCTTCCATGCCGAGCACGTCGGCCGCCAGCTCGGCCGTGCCCGGAATGAGCGCGCCCCCGCCGGTCAGCACCACGCCGGCCGCCAGATGCCGCGCATATCCGCTGCGCTTGATCTCGATGGCCGCAATCTCCAGGATCTCCTCCATGCGCGGCTGAATGATCTGCGCCAGCGTGCTCCGGCTGATGCGCTTTTCGGGCCGGCCCCCGATACCCGGAATGGTAATCTCCTCGTCCTCCTCGATCAGATCGACCATGGCCACCCCGAAGCGGCATTTGAGCCGCTCGGCCTGGTCGCGCATGATGCCCAGCCCCTTCCGGATGTCGTCGGTGACCTTGTTGCCGGCCACAGCGATCACGCCGGTGTGCCGGATCGTGTTGTCCTCGAAGACGGCGATGTCGGTCGTGCCACCGCCGATGTCGATCAGCGCCACGCCGATTTCTTTTTCGTCCGGATGCAGCACGGCAAACGACGAGGCCAGCGGCTCGAGCACCAGGTC contains these protein-coding regions:
- the ftsA gene encoding cell division protein FtsA; translation: MNERIVVGVDIGTTKVCAVVASADEANRVNILGVGVAESDGLNRGVVVNIDKTVASLQAALHEAERTAGIQVRQVIVGIAGDHIQSFQSRGVITISNRDGEITRRDVERLLEDTTHVALPADREILHVIPQEFIVDGQDGVADPVGMSGVRLEANVHIITGLVSAAKNVYRCVEKAGYEVADLVLEPLASSFAVLHPDEKEIGVALIDIGGGTTDIAVFEDNTIRHTGVIAVAGNKVTDDIRKGLGIMRDQAERLKCRFGVAMVDLIEEDEEITIPGIGGRPEKRISRSTLAQIIQPRMEEILEIAAIEIKRSGYARHLAAGVVLTGGGALIPGTAELAADVLGMEARIGSPMGISGGMVAEVSDPKFSTAVGLVLYGLRPELIGAPGLSQEVHARSVGESMPGEMLLRKIANRMKAWFNEL